The Zetaproteobacteria bacterium genome segment GCCGCCGCCGTCTCGACCACGCCGGAGGCATCGGCCACCTGGCGGCTCACTTCACCGATCGAGGCGGAGAGCTCTTCGGCGGCGGCGGCCACCGTCTCCACGTTGCGCGCCGCCTGCGCCGCCCCTTCGCGCACGCCCGCCGCCTTGCCCGAAGAGTCCTCGGCCAGGGCGGCGACATGCTCCGCCCGCTGGCGCATCTGCTCCCCGGCCGCCTGCAGCCTCTTGGCCAGCCGCCGCACTTCCTGCTCGAACTGCTGCGTCCGATCCCGATCCTGACGCGCCGCCGTGGAGGCGCGGGCGATGGTGTCGAGCGCGTTGTTGACGATCTCCGCCGAGCGCTTCATCTCCGGCGAGAGGCCGCGGGGATCCATCCGCCGCTTGCTGTCGCCGGCCGAGGCGGCGGTGAGCGAGGCGGTCAAGTCGCGCATGAAGGCCTCCATCCGGTCGCCGAAGTCGTTGAGCGCCCATGCGAGTTCACCGGTCAACCCGCTGGTGCGGATATGGGTGATGCGCGCCTCCATCGTCTCACGCTCCCAGGCGTGCAGCGCCTTGATCATCGGGATCAGCCGCGCCCGCAGCGCCCGGCGCACGACGACGAAGAGGCCGACCAGCAGCAGGCCAACCACCACCCCCTGGCCGACGACCAGCTCCTCGATCCGCCCCATCTGCTGCACCATGCACGCACCCGCCTCCTTCTTCAGCCGGGCGATCGCCGCAGCAGGCCCCTTGGAGATCCGGTCGGACGCCTCGTCGAACTGCGCCATCACCACATTGCCCGCCTCCTGCCCCCCCTTCCGGTAGGCGTCGATCATCCGCATGCCGACGGCGAAGAGTGTGGCCACCTCCTTGCGCATCTCCTCGAGTATGCGCAGCTCGGCGGTGGGCTCCTGATCCCCGACCAGCTTGCTGCCGCGGATGAGCAGCTCCCCCAGCCTCTTCGACCGGGTCTGGAAGTCGTGCAATGCCGAGCGGGCCTCATCCACGCTCTCGGCGGCGCCGGTCAAGGCCGCGTCGGTGATGAACTGCTGGATCTGCACCACGTCGTAGGCCATCCTGCCGGAGGCGCGCTCCGCCTGCAGGCCGACCTGCTGCAGCCGGCCGATCTCCCGCTGCATCGTACCGATGGCCTGTTCGATGAAGCCGCCGGTCACGACGAGTACGAGCAATACCGTCGCCACGCAGTAGCCCGTCACCTGCGGCAGCGAGGCCTTGGTCACCATGTTGCGCACTCTGCCCATCGTCTACCTCCCTTCTTCGGCGCGCATCTGCGCATAGAGCCGCTCGGCGTCGGCGACCTGTGCGGGGGTGGGCTTGCGCCGCACCGACATGTAGCCGACGATCTCCCCGCCGGGGCCGAGCGACGGCGTCACCTGGGCGTCGACCCAGTAGTAGTCGCCGTTCTTGCACCGGTTCTTGACGATGCCGTTCCACTCCTGCCCCGACTGGATCGTGCTCCAGAGATCGGCGAAGGCGGCCGCCGGCATGTCGGGGTGGCGCACGATGTTGTGCGGGCGGCCGAGCAGCTCCTCCTCCTCATACCCCGAGACCTCGATGAAGGTCCGGTTGCAGTAGGTGATGATCCCCTTGGTGTCGGTCTTGGAGACGATGAACCGATCGATCTCGAAGGTGCGCTCCACATCGGTCACCGGCAGGTTGGTTCGCATCGTTGGATATGCCTCCTCTGTTTGCGTTGGTGTATCGTAGGGTCACGACCATGCGCTATTGCGCGGTCGGGCGGGGGCGCACGCCGGGCAGCGCCCGCACGATCTCCAGCGTCATCTCCGCCCTGTTCAGACAGTAGAAGTGGAGCCCCGGAGCGCCGTGGGCGAGCAGATCGGCGCACTGCGCCACCGCCAGCTCCACCCCGGCTGCACGCACCGCCTCGGAATCGCCCGCGATCGGCTCCATGCGGGCGGCGAGCCACGTCGGGATGGAGGCGCCGCACATCGCGGAGAAGCCAACGATCCGGTGGTAGTCGGCGATCGGCATGATACCGGGGATGATCGGAATGGTCACGCCGGCGGCGGCGGCCGCATCGCGGAAGCGGTAGAACGCCTCGTTGTCGAAGAAGTACTGGGTGATCGCCGCCACCGCCCCGCACTCCTGCTTGAGCTTGAGATAGCGCACGTCGTCCATCATTCCGCCGGGCGACTCGGGATGGCCCTCGGGGTAGGTGGCCACCGCCACCGAGAAGTCGCCGCGGGCGGTGATGAAGGAGACCAGATCGGATGCGTGGGCGAAGCCTCCGGCGACCGCCTCGAACCGCGCCATCCCCTCCGGCGGATCGCCGCGCAGCGCTAGGATGTTGTCGATGCCGTCGGCGCGGTAGCCGTCGAGCAGCGCGGTCAGCTCCCGCCGCGTCGCGCCGACACAGGTGAGGTGGG includes the following:
- a CDS encoding PAS domain-containing protein produces the protein MRTNLPVTDVERTFEIDRFIVSKTDTKGIITYCNRTFIEVSGYEEEELLGRPHNIVRHPDMPAAAFADLWSTIQSGQEWNGIVKNRCKNGDYYWVDAQVTPSLGPGGEIVGYMSVRRKPTPAQVADAERLYAQMRAEEGR
- the metF gene encoding methylenetetrahydrofolate reductase [NAD(P)H], whose amino-acid sequence is MTPGTDAERGPGPTPSARLDAILAQGRPTLSCEFFPPKSDRGEANLWQALARLQAIAPDFVSVTYGAGGSTQARTRRIVRRIRRETSLPPVAHLTCVGATRRELTALLDGYRADGIDNILALRGDPPEGMARFEAVAGGFAHASDLVSFITARGDFSVAVATYPEGHPESPGGMMDDVRYLKLKQECGAVAAITQYFFDNEAFYRFRDAAAAAGVTIPIIPGIMPIADYHRIVGFSAMCGASIPTWLAARMEPIAGDSEAVRAAGVELAVAQCADLLAHGAPGLHFYCLNRAEMTLEIVRALPGVRPRPTAQ